The proteins below are encoded in one region of Sander lucioperca isolate FBNREF2018 chromosome 11, SLUC_FBN_1.2, whole genome shotgun sequence:
- the rsph4a gene encoding radial spoke head protein 6 homolog A, which produces MESEDSRRLQSAASLKAFLLKSSTESHLNLYDHLTGLLLKVMDEHPPNVVDVIEDMSRDVKRAVLEEQQSSLRELPETSAAELLAEQQRSLFSRPEDADQEDELMETPLPNVSELGFYLEQAGVGLGREETQRLFLALKQLVESQVLLHCRLWGKILGTESSYIVAEAEYREGEEEEEPSLDEDEAEPETEDTETDPLPQSTYKPLPEVPKEALGTGANKYVYYVCKEPGLPWVKLPSVSPAQITAARQIRKFFTGRLDNPVVSYPPFPGNEANYLRAQIARISAGTQVSPQGFFQAGEEEGDEEDTSPRDSYEANPDFEGLPVAEMAETLSSWVHHVQHILQQGRCTWVNLAAKPGEDPNEEGEAEEKEEEPDEPEPEVGPPLLTPLSQDAEMFSTPPWTSKVSSTLTSQHAVAVLRSNLWPGSCAYACGKKFENIYVGWGLKYAGEGYSPPVPPLPQKEYPSGPEITEALDPSLEEEQVLKEALEEQQAAQEELQDSGDEAEEDDD; this is translated from the exons ATGGAGTCCGAGGACAGCCGGCGGCTGCAGTCAGCGGCCTCGCTCAAGGCCTTCCTGCTGAAGAGCAGCACGGAGAGCCACCTGAACCT CTATGACCACCTGACCGGGCTGCTGCTGAAGGTGATGGATGAGCATCCTCCCAACGTGGTGGATGTGATTGAGGACATGAGCCGCGATGTGAAGCGGGCCGTGTTGGAGGAGCAACAGAGCAGCCTGAGAGAGCTCCCAGAGACCAGCGCTGCCGAGCTGCTGGCGGAGCAGCAGCGCTCGCTCTTCAGCCGGCCGGAGGACGCCGACCAGGAGGACGAACTG ATGGAGACGCCCCTCCCTAATGTGAGCGAGCTGGGCTTCTACCTGGAGCAGGCGGGGGTGGGGCTGGGCCGCGAGGAGACACAGAGGCTCTTCCTGGCTCTCAAGCAGCTGGTGGAGTCGCAGGTGCTGCTGCACTGCCGCCTGTGGGGCAAGATTCTGGGCACAGAGAGCAGCTACATCGTAGCTGAGGCAGAGtacagagagggggaggaagaggaggagcccAGCCTCGATGAAGACGAGGCAGAGCCGGAGACGGAAGACACCGAG ACGGACCCTCTCCCTCAGTCGACCTATAAACCCCTCCCAGAAGTGCCGAAGGAGGCCCTGGGCACAGGGGCTAACAAGTATGTTTATTATGTGTGCAAAGAGCCGGGTCTTCCCTGGGTGAAGCTCCCGTCAGTCAGTCCTGCGCAGATCACCGCTGCTCGCCAAATCCGTAAATTCTTCACGGGGAGGCTGGACAACCCGGTGGTCAGCTACCCGCCTTTCCCCGGGAATGAAGCCAACTACCTGAGAGCACAGATCGCTCGCATCTCCGCCGGAACACAGGTCAGCCCCCAGGGCTTCTTCCAGGCCGGGGAGGAGGAGGGCGATGAGGAAGACACGTCTCCCCGGGACAGCTACGAAGCCAATCCTGACTTTGAGGGCCTTCCGGTTGCTGAGATGGCGGAGACTCTGTCCAGCTGGGTGCATCATGTTCAGCACATCCTACAGCAG GGCCGCTGTACCTGGGTGAACCTGGCTGCGAAACCAGGAGAAGACCCTAATGAGGAAGGAGAGGCagaggagaaggaagaggagcCTGATGAGCCCGAGCCAGAAGTCGGACCCCCTCTGCTCACCCCCCTCTCCCAGGATGCAG AAATGTTTAGCACTCCTCCCTGGACCTCCAAGGTGTCCTCCACTCTCACCTCCCAGCATGCAGTAGCTGTGCTGCGCTCTAACCTCTGGCCAGGCTCATGTGCATATGCTTGTGGAAA GAAGTTTGAGAACATTTATGTTGGCTGGGGTCTGAAGTATGCAGGGGAAGGCTACAGCCCGCCTGTCCCCCCGCTGCCACAGAAAGAATACCCCAGCGGGCCCGAAATCACAGAGGCCCTGGACCCGTcgctggaggaggagcaggtGCTGAAAGAAGCTTTGGAGGAGCAGCAAGCTGCCCAGGAAGAGCTGCAGGACTCGGGAGACGAGGCTGAGGAAGATGACGActga